From one Enterobacter kobei genomic stretch:
- a CDS encoding amino acid ABC transporter substrate-binding protein codes for MKKMMIASLAAAGALFAVVNQAHAGATLDAVKKKGFVQCGISDGLPGFSYADANGKFSGIDVDVCRGVAAAVFGDDTKVKYTPLTAKERFTALQSGEVDVLSRNTTWTSSRDSGMGMSFTGVTYYDGIGFLTHNKAGLKSAKELDGATVCIQAGTDTELNVADYFKSNKMNYTPVTFDRSDESAKALESGRCDTLASDQSQLYALRIKLSTPGEWIVLPEVISKEPLGPVVRRGDDEWFSIVRWTLFAMLNAEEMGITSKNVDEKAANPATPDMAHLLGKEGDYGKDLKLDNKWAYNIIKKVGNYAEVFERNVGSESPLKIKRGQNNLWNNGGIQYAPPVR; via the coding sequence ATGAAAAAGATGATGATCGCCAGCCTGGCCGCTGCCGGCGCGCTGTTTGCTGTTGTTAATCAGGCGCATGCTGGCGCAACTCTGGATGCAGTAAAGAAGAAAGGGTTTGTACAGTGCGGTATCAGTGATGGACTGCCAGGTTTCTCTTATGCAGATGCCAACGGTAAATTTAGCGGTATTGACGTGGACGTTTGCCGGGGCGTTGCTGCTGCCGTTTTCGGCGATGATACAAAAGTAAAATATACTCCGCTGACGGCAAAAGAGCGCTTCACAGCGTTGCAGTCTGGCGAGGTCGATGTTCTTTCCCGTAATACGACCTGGACCTCCTCCCGTGACTCTGGCATGGGCATGTCGTTTACCGGTGTGACCTATTATGACGGCATCGGCTTCCTGACCCACAATAAAGCGGGTCTTAAAAGCGCCAAAGAACTTGATGGTGCCACAGTTTGCATCCAGGCTGGCACCGATACCGAACTGAACGTGGCGGATTATTTCAAATCCAACAAGATGAACTACACCCCGGTAACCTTCGACCGTTCTGATGAATCGGCAAAGGCGCTTGAATCTGGCCGTTGCGATACGCTGGCTTCTGACCAGTCTCAGCTGTATGCCTTGCGCATCAAACTGAGCACGCCGGGTGAATGGATCGTGCTGCCGGAAGTGATCTCTAAAGAGCCGCTGGGTCCGGTGGTGCGCCGTGGCGACGATGAGTGGTTCTCTATTGTTCGCTGGACGCTGTTCGCCATGCTGAACGCGGAAGAGATGGGTATCACCTCTAAAAACGTCGATGAGAAAGCGGCGAATCCGGCAACGCCTGATATGGCGCACCTGCTGGGTAAAGAAGGGGATTACGGTAAAGATCTGAAGCTGGATAACAAATGGGCTTACAACATTATCAAGAAAGTCGGTAACTACGCAGAAGTATTCGAACGCAACGTCGGCTCAGAAAGCCCGCTGAAAATCAAACGTGGCCAGAACAACCTCTGGAATAACGGCGGTATTCAGTACGCTCCGCCCGTGCGCTAA
- a CDS encoding efflux RND transporter permease subunit has protein sequence MSKFFIDRPIFAWVLSIILMIAGGLAIMQLPVAQYPTIAPPAIAISASYPGADAQTVQDTVTQVIEQNMNGIDNLMYMSSTSDSAGGVTVTLTFKSGTEPDIAQVQVQNKLQLAMPLLPQEVQQQGISVEKASSSFLMVVGFTSDNKNLNQDDISDYVASNIKDAISRTNGVGDVQLFGAQYAMRIWLNADMLNKFHLTPVDVVSQLKVQNDQIAAGQLGGTPSVPNQQLNASIIAQTRLKDPEQFGNVTLRVNPDGSQVRLKDVARVELGGENYNTVTKINGQDAAAIGIKLATGANALDTASAIKARLEELSPFFPQGMKVVYPYDTTPFVQISIHEVIKTLFEAIILVFLVMYLFLQNIRATLIPTIAVPVVLLGTFAVLSAFGYSINTLTMFGMVLAIGLLVDDAIVVVENVERVMVEDHLPPKEATQKSMAQIQGALVGIAMVLSAVFIPMAFFGGSTGEIYRQFSITIVSAMALSVLVALILTPALCATLLKPVDPHTHGDKKGFFGWFNRLFERCTSHYTDSVSGIIRRTGRYLLVYALIVVGMGVLFLRLPTSFLPDEDQGVFMTMVQLPAGATQGRTQKVLDQVTAYYLNDEKANVNSVLTVNGFSFSGQGQNSGMAFISLKPWEERKGKENGVEGIVARATKAFSRIHDGQIFPFNLPPIVELGTATGFDFELIDQANLGHDALTKARNQLLEQARQHPDKLVRVRPNGLEDTPQFKLDVDIEKAQALGIDLSDINQTISIALGGAYVNDFIDHGRVKKVYVQADAKFRMLPGDINNLYVRSSNGEMTPFSAFTTSSWVYGSPRLERFNGLPSMEILGEAAPGKSSGDAMLLMEQMASRLPAGIGYDWTGMSYQERLSGNQAPALYAISLIVVFLCLAALYESWSIPFSVMLVVPLGVIGALLAAMIRGLNNDVYFQVGLLTTIGLSAKNAILIVEFAKDLMDKEGKGVIEATLDAVRMRLRPILMTSLAFILGVMPLVISSGAGSGAQNAVGTGVLGGMLTATLLAIFFVPVFFVVVRQYFTKKA, from the coding sequence ATGTCTAAGTTTTTTATTGATCGTCCGATTTTTGCCTGGGTGCTGTCGATCATATTGATGATTGCGGGTGGATTAGCAATCATGCAATTACCTGTGGCGCAATATCCGACTATTGCACCGCCTGCTATCGCTATCAGCGCTTCCTATCCGGGGGCCGATGCCCAAACCGTGCAGGATACCGTCACCCAGGTTATTGAGCAGAACATGAATGGCATCGATAACCTGATGTACATGTCGTCTACCAGTGATTCTGCGGGTGGCGTGACGGTTACGCTGACGTTTAAATCAGGTACCGAGCCGGATATTGCTCAGGTACAGGTGCAGAACAAACTGCAGCTGGCAATGCCGCTTTTACCTCAGGAAGTCCAGCAGCAGGGGATCAGTGTTGAGAAGGCCAGCAGCAGCTTCCTGATGGTCGTAGGGTTTACTTCGGATAACAAAAACCTCAATCAGGATGATATTTCCGATTACGTCGCCTCTAACATAAAAGATGCCATCAGCCGTACTAACGGCGTCGGTGATGTGCAGCTTTTCGGTGCCCAGTACGCGATGCGTATCTGGCTTAATGCCGATATGCTGAATAAATTCCACCTGACACCGGTGGATGTGGTCAGCCAGCTCAAAGTACAAAATGATCAGATTGCCGCCGGGCAACTCGGGGGCACGCCCTCTGTTCCCAATCAGCAGCTTAATGCCTCTATCATTGCGCAAACGCGTCTGAAAGATCCGGAGCAGTTCGGCAACGTCACGTTACGCGTCAATCCAGACGGCTCACAGGTCCGCCTGAAAGATGTGGCCCGTGTTGAACTGGGCGGTGAGAACTACAATACCGTCACCAAAATCAACGGTCAGGATGCGGCGGCAATAGGCATCAAGCTGGCGACCGGTGCCAATGCCCTCGATACCGCCAGCGCCATTAAGGCCAGGTTAGAGGAACTTTCCCCGTTTTTTCCTCAGGGAATGAAGGTCGTTTATCCTTATGACACCACGCCTTTCGTGCAGATTTCGATTCACGAAGTGATCAAAACGCTGTTCGAAGCCATCATTCTGGTTTTCCTGGTGATGTACCTGTTCCTGCAAAATATCCGCGCCACGCTGATCCCGACTATCGCCGTGCCGGTCGTATTGCTGGGTACCTTTGCTGTCCTGTCAGCCTTCGGGTATTCGATTAACACCCTTACCATGTTTGGGATGGTGCTGGCCATTGGTCTGCTGGTGGATGACGCCATCGTCGTGGTGGAGAACGTCGAGCGTGTGATGGTGGAGGATCACCTTCCCCCCAAAGAAGCCACGCAGAAATCCATGGCGCAAATTCAGGGTGCGCTGGTGGGCATCGCCATGGTGCTGTCAGCAGTTTTCATTCCTATGGCGTTTTTTGGCGGCTCAACGGGTGAAATTTACCGCCAGTTCTCGATCACTATCGTCTCAGCAATGGCGTTATCGGTGCTGGTTGCGCTTATCCTCACGCCTGCGCTGTGCGCCACGCTGCTTAAGCCTGTTGATCCCCATACCCATGGTGACAAAAAAGGCTTTTTTGGCTGGTTCAACCGTCTTTTTGAACGCTGCACCAGTCATTATACCGACAGCGTCAGCGGCATTATCAGACGTACCGGGCGCTATCTGCTGGTATATGCCCTAATCGTGGTAGGCATGGGCGTCCTGTTTTTGCGTTTACCGACCTCCTTTTTGCCTGACGAAGATCAGGGCGTATTCATGACCATGGTGCAACTGCCAGCAGGGGCAACTCAGGGACGTACGCAAAAAGTGCTCGACCAGGTGACGGCGTATTACCTCAATGATGAAAAAGCGAACGTGAATTCGGTGCTGACGGTCAACGGTTTTAGCTTCAGCGGGCAAGGGCAGAACTCAGGGATGGCTTTTATCAGCCTCAAGCCCTGGGAAGAGCGTAAAGGCAAAGAGAATGGGGTAGAGGGCATTGTTGCACGCGCCACTAAAGCGTTCAGCCGCATTCATGATGGGCAAATATTCCCGTTTAACCTGCCGCCGATTGTTGAGCTTGGTACCGCGACGGGTTTTGACTTCGAGCTTATCGATCAGGCCAACCTCGGACATGATGCACTGACAAAAGCACGTAACCAGTTATTGGAACAGGCGCGGCAGCATCCCGATAAGTTAGTTCGCGTACGTCCTAACGGCCTCGAAGATACGCCACAGTTCAAACTTGACGTGGACATCGAAAAAGCCCAGGCGCTGGGTATCGATCTTTCCGATATTAACCAGACCATTTCGATCGCGCTGGGCGGCGCCTACGTGAATGACTTTATCGATCATGGGCGCGTGAAAAAAGTTTACGTGCAGGCTGATGCGAAATTCCGCATGCTGCCGGGGGACATCAATAACCTTTATGTGCGTAGCAGCAACGGAGAAATGACGCCGTTCTCGGCGTTCACCACCTCAAGCTGGGTATATGGCTCGCCACGACTTGAACGTTTTAATGGTCTGCCATCCATGGAGATCCTGGGTGAAGCCGCGCCCGGCAAAAGCTCCGGGGATGCCATGCTGTTAATGGAGCAGATGGCGTCCCGGTTACCCGCGGGTATCGGTTACGACTGGACGGGCATGTCGTATCAGGAGCGTTTATCCGGCAATCAGGCTCCGGCGTTATATGCCATTTCGCTGATTGTCGTGTTCCTGTGTCTGGCGGCATTATATGAGAGCTGGTCGATTCCGTTCTCCGTTATGCTGGTGGTACCGCTTGGTGTGATTGGCGCGTTACTGGCGGCGATGATACGAGGCCTGAATAACGACGTCTATTTCCAGGTGGGCCTGTTAACCACCATTGGGTTGTCGGCGAAAAATGCCATTTTGATCGTCGAGTTTGCTAAGGATCTGATGGATAAAGAAGGTAAGGGCGTCATTGAAGCCACGCTGGACGCCGTGCGTATGCGGCTTAGGCCGATCCTGATGACATCGCTGGCGTTTATTCTGGGTGTGATGCCGCTGGTCATAAGCTCGGGCGCAGGCAGCGGCGCGCAAAATGCCGTTGGCACCGGCGTGCTGGGAGGCATGCTGACCGCCACGCTGCTGGCGATCTTCTTTGTGCCAGTATTCTTCGTGGTAGTAAGGCAGTATTTCACCAAAAAAGCCTGA
- a CDS encoding efflux RND transporter periplasmic adaptor subunit, whose amino-acid sequence MNKFGECIRLSSVIIMAIGLLSGCNDNENAPAKIPDPEVSVWQVKTAPLAVTTELPGRTEAFRIAEVRPQVSGIILKRNFVEGNDITAGESLYQIDPATYQAALSSAQGELAKAEAAANIAHLTVKRYVPLVGTQYVSRQEYDTAVASARQADASVQAAKAAVETARINLAYTRVSSPISGRIGKSAVTEGALVTNGQTTALATVQQIDPIYVDVTQSSRDFMRLKQAVEQGNLRREDGKAEVELIAENGQAYPLKGSLAFSDITVDESTGSITIRAVFPNPDHTLLPGMFVRARLDEGIQPTAILVPQQGVTRNARGDATVMVVNEKSQAEQRNVVATQAIGDKWLISEGLKEGDQVIVSGLQRARPGTRVTIAPVLADEPKPAVQ is encoded by the coding sequence ATGAATAAATTTGGTGAATGTATTCGCCTTTCGTCCGTCATTATAATGGCAATCGGCTTACTTAGCGGTTGCAACGATAATGAAAACGCGCCGGCTAAAATACCTGACCCGGAAGTTAGCGTCTGGCAGGTTAAAACCGCCCCTCTGGCGGTGACGACAGAATTACCCGGACGAACCGAAGCATTTCGTATTGCAGAAGTACGCCCGCAGGTGAGCGGCATTATTCTTAAGCGTAATTTTGTTGAAGGAAACGATATTACCGCCGGAGAGTCGCTGTATCAGATCGATCCGGCAACCTATCAGGCAGCCTTATCAAGCGCACAGGGCGAATTAGCGAAAGCTGAAGCGGCCGCCAATATTGCGCATTTAACGGTGAAACGTTATGTGCCACTGGTGGGGACGCAGTATGTCAGCCGTCAGGAATATGACACCGCGGTTGCCAGTGCACGCCAGGCTGATGCCAGCGTACAGGCCGCAAAAGCCGCAGTCGAGACGGCGCGTATCAATCTGGCCTATACCCGCGTCAGTTCACCTATTAGCGGGCGCATTGGCAAATCAGCCGTAACCGAAGGGGCGCTGGTAACGAATGGTCAGACAACGGCGCTTGCTACCGTACAGCAGATCGATCCGATTTATGTCGATGTTACACAGTCCAGCCGGGACTTTATGCGTCTGAAACAGGCGGTCGAGCAGGGTAATCTGCGCAGAGAGGACGGCAAAGCGGAAGTTGAACTGATCGCGGAAAATGGCCAGGCCTATCCGTTAAAAGGGTCGCTGGCCTTCTCCGATATTACTGTCGATGAAAGCACCGGTTCGATCACTATCCGTGCGGTTTTCCCTAATCCCGATCATACGTTGCTACCGGGAATGTTCGTGCGTGCGCGTCTGGATGAAGGTATTCAGCCCACAGCCATCCTGGTTCCCCAGCAGGGCGTAACGCGTAATGCGCGTGGCGATGCCACCGTGATGGTGGTGAACGAAAAAAGTCAGGCGGAGCAGCGCAATGTCGTCGCGACACAGGCGATCGGCGATAAGTGGCTCATTTCTGAAGGGCTGAAAGAGGGCGACCAGGTCATTGTCAGTGGCTTGCAACGTGCGCGCCCGGGCACTCGTGTAACCATCGCGCCTGTTTTAGCTGATGAGCCAAAACCTGCCGTGCAGTAA
- a CDS encoding TetR family transcriptional regulator — protein sequence MLNERKKNARIQNHFLRIFHLANVNHHSSQLLIMVKRTKEDALKTRQLLIDTAILTFAQRGFSGTSLDDIARAAKVTRGAIYWHFENKSQLFNAIWQEQLPLRDKIADKVKLHSDASAEIILRQSLIEGMRLIARDPREQALVEILYHKCEFTKDLTAETEIRERLLFNHDNVALMLKRCVTENSTFLNNDIELAVIIIQAYLSGIIKNWLMSDKSFDLDKLAPALVDGLLASLRITFVPLPCAASSAKSSSISP from the coding sequence ATGTTGAATGAACGCAAAAAAAATGCAAGGATACAAAATCATTTTTTGCGGATATTTCATTTAGCAAATGTAAACCACCATTCATCACAGTTATTAATCATGGTAAAAAGAACGAAAGAGGATGCGTTAAAAACACGGCAGTTATTAATTGACACTGCTATTTTAACCTTTGCTCAACGCGGTTTTTCTGGCACATCACTGGATGATATAGCACGCGCAGCTAAAGTAACGCGGGGCGCTATCTACTGGCATTTTGAAAATAAATCACAATTATTTAACGCTATCTGGCAAGAACAATTACCACTGCGAGATAAGATTGCCGATAAAGTTAAGTTACATTCAGATGCGTCTGCCGAAATAATATTACGACAATCACTCATAGAAGGCATGCGGCTCATTGCCCGGGATCCGCGGGAGCAGGCACTGGTGGAAATTCTTTACCATAAATGCGAGTTTACAAAAGATCTTACGGCAGAAACTGAAATACGCGAGCGCCTGCTGTTTAATCATGACAATGTTGCACTAATGTTGAAACGCTGCGTTACAGAAAACTCCACGTTTCTGAATAATGATATCGAACTGGCTGTTATTATTATTCAGGCCTATTTGAGTGGAATTATCAAAAACTGGCTAATGTCCGATAAAAGCTTTGACCTCGATAAACTCGCCCCGGCGCTGGTGGACGGCCTACTGGCATCCCTTCGCATAACGTTTGTCCCTCTTCCCTGTGCAGCTTCATCTGCGAAGTCATCCTCTATTTCTCCATAA
- a CDS encoding putative periplasmic lipoprotein yields MKKLIAIALLSSVLAGCAHDSPCVPVYDDQGRLVHTNTCVKGTTQDNWETAGAIAGGAAAIAGVTLGIVALTK; encoded by the coding sequence ATGAAAAAGTTAATCGCCATTGCACTGCTGTCTTCCGTCCTGGCCGGGTGTGCTCACGATTCCCCCTGTGTACCCGTTTATGACGATCAGGGCCGTCTCGTCCATACCAATACCTGCGTGAAAGGCACCACGCAGGATAACTGGGAAACCGCAGGTGCTATCGCAGGCGGTGCCGCAGCCATTGCAGGCGTTACCCTCGGTATTGTCGCACTCACCAAATAA
- a CDS encoding efflux RND transporter permease subunit, producing the protein MAKFFIDRPIFAWVLAIILMLAGALAVINLPVAQYPTIAPPAIAINATYPGADAQTVQDTVTQVIEQNMNGLDNLMYMSSTSDSAGSVSVTLTFKSGTDADIAQVQVQNKLQLAMPLLPQEVQQQGINVKKSSSTFLMVMGFISEDGSMTQDDIADFISSTIKDPVSRTEGVGDVQLFGAQYAMRIWIDPNKLNEYQLTTVDVVNQIKAQNSQIAAGQLGGTPSVASQQINASIIAQTRLRTPEQFGRITLKVLSSGARVQLKDVARIELGGENYNVIARYNGKPSAGLGIKLATGANALDAADAVKQQMAHLQPYFPHGLKLVYSYDTTPFIKISIREVFKTLFEAIVLVFLVMYLFLQNLRATLIPTIAVPVVLLGTFAILAAFGYSINTLTMFGMVLAIGLLVDDAIVVVENVERVMADEGLPPKEATQKSMAQIQGALVGIAMVLSAVFVPMAFFGGSTGVIYRQFSITIVSAMALSVLVALILTPALCATLLKPATHGGHTSANRLFGWFNRLFERSTDHYTGSVQKLLSRTGRYMVLYLVIVVGMACLFMRLPTSFLPEEDQGVFLTMVTLPAGAAQARTESIMQEVTRYYLTNEKNNVDSVFTVTGFGLNGKGQNNGLAFIRLTDWAQREGEENRVEAIVARATHAFRSIKDGMVFAFNLPAITELGTATGFDFELIDQAGLGHVELTRARNELLKKVAQRPDLLVRTRPNGLEDMPQFKLNVDQEKAQALGVSLADINKTIATALGSTYVNDFVDNGRVKKVYAQADAPYRMMPDDINHWFVRSRHGEMVPFSSFTSANWIQGSPRLERYNGLPSMEILGEAAPGKSSGEAMKMMEDFAATLPNGIGFDWTGMSYQERLSGNQAPALYAISLMVVFLCLAALYESWSIPFSVMLVVPLGVVGALLAASWRGLSNDVYFQVGLLTTIGLSAKNAILIVEFAKDLMDKERKSLIDATLEAVKMRLRPILMTSLAFILGVMPLVLSTGAGSGAQNAVGTGVMGGMVSATLLAIFFVPVFFVVIRRRFVNTL; encoded by the coding sequence ATGGCAAAGTTCTTTATTGATCGGCCTATATTCGCCTGGGTGCTGGCGATTATTTTAATGCTGGCCGGGGCGCTGGCAGTCATCAACCTCCCTGTCGCACAATATCCCACTATTGCACCACCCGCTATTGCCATAAATGCGACTTATCCGGGCGCCGACGCACAAACGGTTCAGGATACCGTCACCCAGGTGATCGAACAAAATATGAATGGCCTGGATAACCTGATGTATATGTCGTCTACCAGTGACTCTGCCGGTAGCGTCTCTGTCACCCTGACCTTTAAATCTGGTACCGATGCCGATATTGCTCAGGTACAGGTGCAGAACAAACTGCAACTCGCCATGCCATTATTACCGCAGGAAGTGCAGCAACAGGGCATCAACGTTAAAAAATCGAGCAGTACCTTTTTGATGGTAATGGGCTTTATTTCGGAAGACGGCAGTATGACGCAGGATGATATTGCCGATTTTATTTCATCAACTATCAAGGACCCCGTCAGTCGTACTGAAGGCGTGGGTGACGTGCAGCTCTTCGGCGCGCAATACGCAATGCGCATCTGGATAGATCCGAACAAACTGAATGAATACCAGTTGACCACCGTTGATGTGGTCAATCAGATCAAAGCCCAAAACAGCCAGATTGCCGCGGGTCAACTGGGTGGCACGCCCTCTGTTGCCAGTCAGCAGATCAACGCCTCTATCATTGCTCAAACGCGGCTGCGCACACCGGAGCAGTTTGGCCGCATTACGTTAAAAGTGTTGTCCAGTGGCGCACGGGTCCAGTTGAAAGACGTTGCCCGAATCGAGTTGGGCGGCGAGAACTACAATGTTATTGCCCGCTATAACGGTAAACCTTCAGCAGGCCTGGGTATTAAGCTCGCTACAGGCGCGAACGCGCTTGATGCGGCAGATGCGGTCAAGCAGCAGATGGCCCACCTGCAGCCCTATTTCCCCCATGGACTGAAGCTGGTTTACAGCTACGACACTACCCCTTTTATCAAGATCTCCATCCGCGAAGTCTTCAAAACGCTGTTTGAGGCTATCGTGCTGGTGTTTCTTGTCATGTATCTGTTTTTGCAGAATTTACGTGCCACCCTCATTCCTACAATTGCGGTACCAGTGGTACTGCTGGGTACGTTCGCCATACTGGCAGCTTTCGGCTACTCGATTAATACGCTGACCATGTTTGGCATGGTCTTAGCCATCGGTCTGCTGGTGGATGATGCCATCGTCGTGGTGGAAAACGTCGAACGCGTCATGGCTGATGAGGGGTTGCCACCAAAAGAGGCGACGCAAAAATCGATGGCACAGATTCAGGGCGCGCTGGTAGGGATCGCCATGGTGCTGTCCGCGGTATTCGTTCCGATGGCCTTTTTTGGCGGTTCCACTGGGGTGATCTACCGGCAGTTCTCAATCACTATTGTTTCTGCCATGGCTTTATCCGTGCTGGTAGCGCTTATTTTAACGCCTGCGCTCTGTGCCACCCTGTTAAAACCCGCCACACATGGGGGGCATACCTCCGCTAACCGCCTTTTTGGCTGGTTCAATCGGCTTTTTGAACGAAGCACCGATCACTATACCGGTAGCGTCCAGAAACTGTTAAGCCGTACCGGACGCTATATGGTGTTATACCTGGTGATTGTGGTGGGAATGGCCTGTTTATTCATGCGGTTACCGACCTCTTTTTTACCCGAAGAGGATCAGGGCGTTTTTCTGACCATGGTCACCCTGCCAGCTGGTGCCGCCCAGGCGCGAACAGAATCAATCATGCAGGAAGTAACCCGTTACTACCTGACGAATGAGAAAAATAATGTGGATTCTGTATTTACGGTAACGGGGTTTGGGCTTAACGGCAAAGGGCAAAATAACGGTCTGGCGTTTATACGCTTAACCGACTGGGCGCAGCGTGAAGGTGAGGAAAATCGCGTTGAGGCGATAGTTGCGCGTGCCACGCATGCTTTTCGCAGTATCAAAGATGGAATGGTATTTGCGTTTAATCTTCCCGCCATCACAGAACTGGGTACGGCTACGGGATTCGACTTCGAGCTGATCGATCAGGCAGGGTTGGGACATGTGGAATTAACCCGAGCACGCAATGAACTGCTGAAGAAAGTGGCGCAGCGCCCGGATTTGCTGGTACGAACCCGGCCTAACGGTCTGGAAGATATGCCGCAGTTCAAACTGAATGTCGATCAGGAGAAGGCGCAGGCGCTCGGCGTCTCGCTGGCTGATATCAATAAGACCATTGCCACAGCGCTGGGCAGCACCTATGTGAATGACTTCGTTGATAATGGCCGAGTGAAAAAGGTCTATGCCCAGGCCGACGCGCCTTATCGCATGATGCCAGATGATATCAATCACTGGTTCGTACGTAGCCGTCACGGCGAAATGGTGCCTTTTTCAAGCTTCACCAGCGCCAACTGGATCCAGGGATCGCCGCGTCTGGAGCGCTATAACGGCTTACCCTCAATGGAAATACTGGGAGAAGCCGCTCCCGGTAAAAGTAGCGGCGAGGCAATGAAGATGATGGAAGACTTCGCTGCCACGCTTCCCAATGGGATTGGCTTTGACTGGACAGGCATGTCCTATCAGGAACGTTTATCCGGCAACCAGGCACCGGCGCTGTACGCAATCTCACTGATGGTTGTGTTTCTGTGCCTGGCTGCACTCTATGAAAGCTGGTCGATCCCGTTCTCCGTCATGCTGGTGGTACCGCTTGGGGTGGTAGGTGCATTGTTAGCTGCCAGCTGGCGTGGTCTGAGTAATGACGTTTATTTCCAGGTAGGTCTGCTGACTACCATCGGTCTGTCGGCAAAAAACGCCATCCTTATCGTCGAGTTTGCCAAGGACCTGATGGATAAAGAGCGTAAAAGCTTAATCGACGCCACCCTGGAAGCAGTAAAAATGCGTTTACGACCGATCCTCATGACTTCGCTGGCTTTTATCCTCGGCGTTATGCCGTTGGTACTCAGTACGGGGGCGGGCAGCGGCGCGCAAAACGCGGTGGGAACCGGCGTAATGGGCGGCATGGTATCGGCAACATTATTAGCGATATTTTTTGTACCGGTTTTCTTTGTTGTTATTCGGCGACGTTTTGTTAATACGCTATGA